CATGGCGAGAGCGACGACGACGATCGCTTTTACGACGATAATTCGACGCGGGATATAACGCCCCGCAGGTTGGGTAGGTGATCGTTGTAATTCGCGAGCGTTAACGAAGCAAACGGCAAGCTCCCCCTTTCCATAAAGGAGAGAGCTTGCAAAAGCGGCGAGCTAAAACGCAACGATCGGCAGTCTCTAATAATCTTCTCTCGCTTTCCAAAAAAAGGGAGAGGAGGAGGCTCGTTTTTCGCGCAAAGGCTTGCGATCGAGGGGATAGCGGCTAACGCCGTCGCCAAGCGCGATCGATTATTCTTTTTTCCCTTACGTTTGGTTTGCTCCAATTGCGCCGATCGAATTTATTGGCGGCTTTTTGGTCTGCCCAAACGCAATATCGGAAACGCTCTGCCGTAATCGTCCGTTTCGCTTCTGCTTAGCGTTTCAAATCCGTATTTAGCGTAAAATCCTATCGCCAGATCGTTTTGCTCGTTAACGTCCACAAACCCGACGTTTAATTCGTTTATCGCGTATTGTATTAGCTTTCCGCCGATTTTGGCGCCTCTATATTCCGCTCCGACAAATAACATCTCTATTTTATCCTTCGCAATTGCCATAAACGCGCGGCAGGCGTCTTTGCTATCGCCGAAAATAAACAGCCTTTCAACCGTTTTTATCCCGTCTTTGACCAATGGAATTAAGTCTTCTATATCTTTTTGCGATAAAAACGAATGAGAGCTTCTTACGGAGGACTCCCATATTTTAAGAAGCCCGTTCAAAAGCGCGTCATCTCTAAACTCTTTTTCGACGGATATTATTTGCGC
The window above is part of the Helicobacteraceae bacterium genome. Proteins encoded here:
- a CDS encoding GNAT family N-acetyltransferase, producing MEKAAQIISVEKEFRDDALLNGLLKIWESSVRSSHSFLSQKDIEDLIPLVKDGIKTVERLFIFGDSKDACRAFMAIAKDKIEMLFVGAEYRGAKIGGKLIQYAINELNVGFVDVNEQNDLAIGFYAKYGFETLSRSETDDYGRAFPILRLGRPKSRQ